The following proteins are co-located in the Labrys monachus genome:
- a CDS encoding ABC transporter ATP-binding protein, whose translation MDQTNTDQNHPSPKAPGPSGAGKDDFILQLEQLRVETITGRVLVDNVDVTLRPGEILGLIGESGAGKSTIGLASMAYARAGMRITGGTIMLDGKELRASTAAQRRVIRGKSIAYIAQSAAASFNPSMTLMDQVCEAPVIHGVMTRTEAEAYARKLFRTLQLPNPDTIGSRYPHQVSGGQLQRAMAAMAMSCRPDVIVLDEPTTALDVTTQIEVLALLRELIREFGTAGLYITHDLAVVAQIAHRIMVLRHGKMVEVGEARQILEQPRTDYARALVNERRDAEHLQLTEPVRDARPVLSLTKVTAGYGPVAVVKDASFVLAKGETLAVVGESGSGKSTIARIIVGLLPRWEGDITLDGKSLAPALGRRSKDILRRLQMVHQMPDVALNPRQTLAQIIGRPVKFYFNRSGADIRKRVLELLRLVGLPEDFADRRPGQLSGGQKQRVCIARALAAEPEVIICDEPTSALDPLVAEGVLKLLKKLQDELGLAYIFITHDLGTVRRIAHRTAVMLKGEIIAQGATADIFSPPFHPYTEKLISSVPEMDTHWLDHILEERKIL comes from the coding sequence TCGACAATGTCGACGTCACCCTGCGGCCAGGCGAGATTCTGGGGCTGATCGGCGAGTCCGGGGCGGGCAAGTCCACCATCGGCCTGGCGTCGATGGCCTATGCCCGTGCCGGCATGCGCATCACCGGCGGCACCATCATGCTCGACGGCAAGGAGCTGCGCGCCTCGACCGCGGCGCAGCGCCGGGTGATCCGCGGCAAGAGCATCGCCTATATCGCCCAGAGCGCCGCCGCGTCGTTCAACCCGTCGATGACCCTGATGGACCAGGTCTGCGAGGCGCCGGTGATCCACGGCGTGATGACGCGGACGGAAGCGGAAGCCTATGCGCGCAAGCTGTTCCGCACGCTGCAGCTGCCCAATCCCGATACGATCGGCAGCCGCTACCCGCATCAGGTGTCGGGCGGCCAGCTCCAGCGCGCGATGGCGGCGATGGCGATGAGCTGCCGGCCGGACGTCATCGTGCTCGACGAGCCGACGACGGCGCTCGACGTGACCACGCAGATCGAGGTCCTCGCCCTGCTGCGCGAGCTCATCCGCGAATTCGGGACGGCCGGCCTCTACATCACCCACGACCTCGCCGTCGTGGCGCAGATCGCCCATCGCATCATGGTGCTGCGCCACGGCAAGATGGTGGAGGTGGGCGAGGCCCGCCAGATCCTGGAACAGCCCAGGACCGACTATGCCCGCGCCCTCGTCAACGAGCGGCGCGACGCCGAGCATCTGCAGCTGACCGAGCCGGTGCGGGATGCCCGTCCCGTCCTCAGCCTGACCAAGGTCACAGCCGGTTACGGGCCGGTGGCGGTGGTCAAGGATGCATCCTTCGTGCTCGCCAAGGGCGAGACGCTGGCGGTGGTCGGCGAATCCGGCTCGGGCAAGAGCACGATCGCCCGCATCATCGTCGGGCTGCTGCCGCGCTGGGAAGGCGACATCACGCTGGACGGCAAGAGCCTCGCGCCGGCTCTCGGCCGCCGCAGCAAGGACATCCTGCGCCGGCTGCAGATGGTGCACCAGATGCCGGACGTGGCGCTCAATCCGCGCCAGACCCTGGCGCAGATCATCGGCAGGCCGGTGAAATTCTACTTCAACCGCTCGGGCGCGGACATCCGCAAGCGGGTGCTGGAACTGCTGCGCCTCGTCGGCCTGCCGGAGGATTTCGCCGACCGCCGACCCGGCCAGCTTTCCGGCGGCCAGAAGCAGCGCGTATGCATCGCGCGGGCGCTCGCGGCCGAGCCGGAGGTGATCATCTGCGACGAACCGACCTCGGCGCTCGATCCGCTGGTGGCCGAAGGGGTGCTCAAGCTGCTCAAGAAGCTGCAGGACGAGCTCGGCCTCGCCTATATCTTCATCACCCACGATCTCGGCACGGTGCGTCGCATCGCCCACCGCACGGCCGTGATGCTGAAGGGCGAGATCATCGCGCAGGGCGCCACCGCCGACATCTTCTCGCCGCCCTTCCACCCCTATACGGAGAAGCTGATCAGCTCCGTGCCGGAGATGGACACGCATTGGCTCGACCATATTCTCGAGGAGCGCAAGATCCTCTGA
- a CDS encoding CocE/NonD family hydrolase yields MSAVRTLEHFFIPLADGTRLAARLWLPADAEARPVPAILEYIPYRKRDGTRGRDEPMHGWFAENGYAAIRVDMRGSGESDGLMDDEYLPRELDDACEVIAWLAAQPWCSGSVGMMGKSWGGFNCLQVAALRPPALKAIITVCSTDDRYADDIHFMGGTLLNDNLWWGAIMLAYQGRSADPALVGEGWYEQWLRRLEHLPFFPALWLAHQRRDAYWRHGSICEDFSAIACPVFAVGGWGDAYTNAIPRMLEGLGVPRLGLIGPWAHIYPQDGVPGPAIGFLQEAVRWWDHWLKGEDRGIMAEPMLRAFVEEWTPPGHRDPVPGRFVGEAVWPSPRIGPRTFHLGPGALLAQSGSSEEIAFSSPAWTGSAAGEWMGTGVPGEEPADQRHDDAFSCVFDSDALTERLELLGGAELEVALSSDKPLAQLCVRLCDVAPDGSSRRVAYAVLNLTHRDSHAEPEALVPGRFYDIGLKLSDCGYAFAPGHKVRLAFSTAYWPLIWPAPEVATLTLRCPGRLHLPVRAMDTAEPAVTFEPPRSAARAPVTQVALGRMTRTHTLDLLTDTATYVTHGEGGLFGEGVLRFDDIDTTLSHSLRRELTVKGSDPLSARYRLTQEYEMGRENWAIRLEISTSMRASADVFFLEGEVKAFANGILAAERRWEESLARDLL; encoded by the coding sequence ATGAGCGCCGTGCGCACCCTCGAGCATTTCTTCATTCCCCTCGCGGACGGCACGCGGCTGGCGGCGCGGCTCTGGCTTCCCGCCGACGCCGAGGCCCGTCCGGTGCCGGCGATCCTGGAATATATCCCCTACCGCAAGCGCGACGGCACCCGCGGCCGCGACGAGCCGATGCATGGCTGGTTCGCCGAGAACGGCTATGCCGCCATCCGCGTCGACATGCGCGGCAGCGGCGAATCCGACGGGCTGATGGACGACGAATATCTGCCGCGGGAGCTGGACGACGCCTGCGAGGTGATCGCCTGGCTGGCGGCGCAGCCCTGGTGCTCCGGGTCGGTCGGCATGATGGGCAAGAGCTGGGGCGGCTTCAACTGCCTGCAGGTCGCCGCCCTCCGCCCGCCGGCCCTGAAGGCGATCATCACGGTCTGCTCCACCGACGACCGCTACGCCGACGACATCCATTTCATGGGCGGCACGCTCCTCAACGACAATCTGTGGTGGGGCGCCATCATGCTCGCCTATCAGGGGCGGTCGGCCGATCCCGCCTTGGTGGGAGAGGGCTGGTACGAGCAATGGCTCCGGCGCCTCGAACACCTGCCGTTCTTTCCCGCTCTGTGGCTGGCGCATCAGCGCCGGGACGCCTATTGGCGCCATGGCTCGATCTGCGAGGATTTCTCGGCCATCGCCTGCCCGGTGTTCGCCGTCGGCGGCTGGGGCGACGCCTATACCAATGCGATACCGCGCATGCTCGAAGGGCTCGGCGTGCCGCGGCTCGGCCTGATCGGACCCTGGGCCCATATCTATCCGCAGGACGGCGTGCCCGGCCCCGCGATCGGCTTCCTGCAGGAGGCGGTGCGCTGGTGGGACCATTGGCTGAAGGGCGAGGATCGCGGCATCATGGCCGAGCCGATGCTGCGCGCCTTCGTCGAGGAGTGGACGCCGCCCGGCCATCGCGATCCCGTGCCGGGCCGCTTCGTCGGCGAGGCTGTCTGGCCCTCGCCGCGGATCGGTCCGCGGACCTTCCATCTGGGGCCCGGCGCCCTGCTGGCGCAGTCGGGATCCTCGGAAGAAATCGCCTTCTCCTCGCCGGCCTGGACCGGCTCGGCGGCGGGCGAATGGATGGGGACGGGGGTTCCCGGCGAGGAGCCGGCCGACCAGCGGCATGATGACGCATTCTCCTGCGTGTTCGACAGCGACGCCCTCACGGAGCGGCTCGAACTGCTCGGCGGCGCCGAACTCGAAGTGGCGCTTTCCTCGGACAAGCCGCTCGCCCAGCTCTGCGTCCGGCTCTGCGACGTCGCCCCGGACGGCTCGTCGCGACGCGTCGCCTATGCGGTGCTCAACCTCACCCACCGCGACAGCCACGCCGAACCCGAAGCGCTCGTGCCGGGGCGCTTCTACGACATCGGGCTCAAGCTCAGCGATTGCGGCTATGCCTTCGCGCCCGGGCACAAGGTCCGCCTGGCGTTCTCGACCGCCTATTGGCCGCTGATCTGGCCGGCGCCGGAGGTGGCGACGCTGACGCTGCGCTGCCCGGGCCGGCTGCACCTGCCGGTGCGGGCCATGGACACCGCCGAGCCCGCCGTAACCTTCGAGCCGCCTCGCAGCGCCGCACGCGCTCCCGTCACCCAGGTCGCCCTGGGCCGGATGACGCGCACCCACACGCTCGACCTTCTCACGGACACCGCGACCTATGTCACCCATGGCGAGGGCGGGCTGTTCGGCGAGGGGGTGCTGCGCTTCGACGACATCGACACCACGCTGTCGCACAGCCTGAGGCGTGAATTGACCGTCAAGGGCAGCGATCCGCTCAGCGCGCGCTATCGCCTGACGCAGGAATACGAGATGGGACGGGAGAATTGGGCCATCCGCCTGGAAATATCGACCTCCATGCGCGCTTCAGCCGACGTTTTCTTCCTGGAGGGCGAAGTCAAGGCCTTCGCCAACGGCATTCTCGCGGCAGAGCGGCGCTGGGAGGAAAGCCTTGCGCGGGACCTGTTGTGA
- the fdxA gene encoding ferredoxin FdxA encodes MTYVVTENCIKCKYMDCVEVCPVDCFYEGENMLVIHPDECIDCGVCEPECPADAIKADTEKGLDAWLEVNAQYAKSWPNITIKRDGPADAKEWDGKPGKLDLLSPEPGEGDA; translated from the coding sequence ATGACCTATGTGGTCACAGAAAACTGCATCAAGTGCAAATATATGGACTGCGTGGAAGTCTGCCCGGTGGACTGCTTCTACGAGGGCGAGAACATGCTCGTCATCCATCCCGACGAATGCATCGATTGCGGTGTCTGCGAACCGGAATGTCCGGCCGACGCGATCAAGGCGGACACCGAGAAGGGGCTGGACGCCTGGCTCGAAGTCAACGCGCAATACGCCAAGTCCTGGCCGAACATCACCATCAAGCGCGACGGCCCGGCCGATGCGAAGGAATGGGACGGCAAGCCCGGCAAGCTCGACCTGTTGTCGCCGGAGCCCGGCGAGGGCGACGCCTGA
- a CDS encoding CarD family transcriptional regulator, giving the protein MTTAKKTSTKQGFKTGEHIVYPSHGVGKIVSIDEQEVAGFKLELFVIVFAKDKMTLRVPTTKIVSVGMRKLSEAPIVAKALETLKGRARVKRTMWSRRAQEYEAKINSGDLIAIAEVVRDLYRSDAQPEQSYSERQLYEAALDRMARELAAVDDLSDAESVKVIEGNLAKGPKRGGAKEAEAEGEFEEAAEEEAA; this is encoded by the coding sequence ATGACGACAGCGAAGAAGACGTCCACAAAGCAAGGCTTCAAGACTGGCGAACACATCGTGTATCCTTCGCACGGCGTCGGCAAGATCGTATCGATCGATGAGCAGGAAGTAGCCGGTTTCAAACTCGAGCTGTTCGTGATCGTCTTCGCGAAGGACAAGATGACGTTGCGCGTTCCGACGACGAAGATCGTATCGGTGGGCATGCGCAAATTGTCGGAGGCGCCGATTGTCGCCAAGGCGCTCGAGACGCTCAAGGGGCGTGCCCGCGTCAAGCGGACGATGTGGTCGCGCCGGGCCCAGGAATATGAAGCGAAGATCAATTCGGGCGATCTGATCGCGATTGCCGAGGTCGTGCGCGATCTCTACCGCTCCGATGCGCAGCCCGAGCAGTCCTATTCCGAACGCCAGCTCTATGAAGCGGCGCTCGACCGCATGGCGCGCGAACTCGCCGCCGTCGACGACCTGAGCGATGCCGAGTCGGTCAAGGTGATCGAGGGCAACCTCGCCAAGGGTCCGAAGCGCGGTGGCGCGAAGGAAGCCGAGGCGGAAGGCGAGTTCGAGGAAGCTGCGGAAGAAGAAGCGGCGTAA